A stretch of DNA from Anaerobacillus isosaccharinicus:
TGACTCTGCCTGATCTTCCTCACTGAAATAGCCTAAATCAGCTACGAGATAGTCTACTTTCAGATCACCGATTTGCTTAAGTTTTTCTACCAGCGGAAGAAGAACATCGACATCGTGAGTATCTGGAGGAAGAACAATAGACAAGAGAACAACAGGTCCCGAGGGGGAGGGGCAAACGATCGAATGTTTTCGATAGCCGATAAAAAATTTATTCTGATTGGCCTTATTCCTTTGAACACCGACTTTGGCATCAGGATCTGAATACGTTTTCTCGCATTCACAAATCTCTTTGTTTTCACAAGAACACCGTTTCTTTTTATAGCCGTTCACATGAGCATAGACGGGTCTAGAATCAATTCCTGCTAGAGTTGGTTCTAAAAAATCATCCAGTTTTAGAGCTTGACCAATCAGATTAAATAAGATTTTATAAAAGTGCTCAGGTGTCACGGTATTACGAAAATGAGTCAAGCTCGAATGAACAGGAACATCCTTTATGTTAGGAGTGCCGATGAAGTTACGCCATGCCTGATTCTTAGGATCCTTCAGCTGTCTACACAGCTCTCTAAAAGACGTGATCTCAGGACGTGTAAAGTACAAATAATGCATACGAAAATACGTTCTAGCATCAATAGGTGGTCGACCACCATCTTTATATAATGGTTTAATTTTTTCCAAGACAATGGAATCATCAACATGATCAATATAATCTATCAATTCCACATCAAAACCGAGTGTGTTATAGTAGTGGTAGGGAAGCAGTTCTAGCTGCATATCCATGAAAATGCACCTCGTAAATTGGTATTTTTGGTTGTTTGGTACTCCCATTTTACCATTTATCGCTGAGGTGTATTTTTGTTTTTCATGAAAAATTTACCCCTTTTTGAACACGCTCTATAATAAGTTTACTTTCGCACATTAGCTGATGGTATTCATGCTACATTCTTATTATTTTTTTTTGAATATATTACTTAAATGATCGTTTAACCGTTAACTTTTTTATAATTACCCCAATATATGCAACTTTTTGTGTTTTAATCACACTTTATTAGCAAAAATCACAAAAAAATAGTTAAAGCGGTTATCTCCAAAGAGACAACCGCTTTTAATAATCTAATCGACAAATGGCAGCAAAGATAATCCTTCTGGACGTTCAGTACCTTCTCCGATCTCTATGGTTAAATAATGTTCGCCATAAGTAATTAGAAACTTATCTTTGATACTATCAATCGTATCAACTGGCGATCCTACCATAGCAGCATTTTCAAAGGCTCCCGTTTTTCTGTTAAAAACAATTAACCAAAAGTCTTTCTTCATTATCAATCACTCCTAAAATAATATCCTTGAAAACACAAAAAACCACTCCTAATAAAAGACACACGTATGTCCTATTTATTAAGAGTGTTTCTACCACTTCTTGGATATTTTATTACTTCTAATATACTCCATATCTAGACAAATTTCAAATACTCTTTTTTAGAATTTTAACCTTCAAATGGTCGAAAACAACCTGATCAAAATGAGCTAATGCTTTATACTTTTCATCACCAAATTCAATAAGTGTATCAAGAGGGTGCGGATAATTAGTATCTAAAATCTGATAACCCTTTCCATTTATCCAAACTAATTCTAAATGGTCAAAAACTTTAATTTCTCGATATAGCCAACCCTTTTCAGCCATGTTTTTATCCTCCCTTTACATATCCCAAAAATCTTTATAGTCAACGTCAAAACCTTCTTTTTGCAAAGTTTTAATGATTTTTTTAGCACTTTTCATAGAAGGGTAGTGTTCATCAGACTTCGCTAAACGACTAATGCTATTTCTATTTACTCCACTTTCTTCCGCTATTTCAATTTGTGTAATGGAATGTTTATCTAAAAATTTACCGAATTTAGATCGTTTTTTTCCAAGGCCAAACAATTTAATCAACTCCTACACTTATTCTATTAACTTCATTATTGAC
This window harbors:
- a CDS encoding helix-turn-helix domain-containing protein, translated to MFGLGKKRSKFGKFLDKHSITQIEIAEESGVNRNSISRLAKSDEHYPSMKSAKKIIKTLQKEGFDVDYKDFWDM
- a CDS encoding transposase; translation: MDMQLELLPYHYYNTLGFDVELIDYIDHVDDSIVLEKIKPLYKDGGRPPIDARTYFRMHYLYFTRPEITSFRELCRQLKDPKNQAWRNFIGTPNIKDVPVHSSLTHFRNTVTPEHFYKILFNLIGQALKLDDFLEPTLAGIDSRPVYAHVNGYKKKRCSCENKEICECEKTYSDPDAKVGVQRNKANQNKFFIGYRKHSIVCPSPSGPVVLLSIVLPPDTHDVDVLLPLVEKLKQIGDLKVDYLVADLGYFSEEDQAESFLKHDVAVVTEFKKNTIIPETCSTEGKPECEAGHPLLWDGFDKETNTSWFQADEEKCFSCPLEATCEKQFGFSFEESPFFYGPVPQGSELQKKMVKFRKQVELSFAHESNQLDSVMRHKKVPVKTTERVQSFFIMRDLFRLIQRMIKHVRETVLPKDHVETLQKLQEMQVEQLSLPIAS